One Streptomyces sp. SAI-135 DNA segment encodes these proteins:
- a CDS encoding ABC transporter ATP-binding protein, with protein MTVAYDGTDVVHDAAITLRPGDVTALVGPNGSGKSTLLRTLARLQRARTGTLTLDTDATGPADGLALTAREFARRVALLTQGRPTPSGLTVRDIVEFGRYPYRGRWGRADPDGPAAVQHALALTDVEDLADRGAEHLSGGQLQRVWLASCLAQDTGVLLLDEPTTYLDLRYQVELLDLIRDLADDHRIAVGVVLHDLDQAAAVADRVALLHAGRIVADGTPADVLTADRLSDVYGIRVDVDTDPLTGRLRTRAVGRHHARTERLSATS; from the coding sequence ATGACCGTGGCCTACGACGGCACGGACGTCGTCCACGACGCGGCCATCACGCTCCGCCCCGGCGACGTGACCGCACTCGTCGGCCCCAACGGCAGCGGCAAGTCCACCCTGCTGCGCACGCTCGCACGCCTCCAGCGCGCCCGCACCGGCACGCTCACCCTGGACACCGACGCCACCGGCCCCGCCGACGGACTCGCCCTCACCGCCCGTGAGTTCGCGCGCCGCGTGGCGCTGCTGACCCAGGGCCGGCCCACGCCGAGCGGACTGACCGTGCGGGACATCGTGGAGTTCGGCCGCTACCCCTACCGCGGGCGCTGGGGCCGGGCGGACCCGGACGGTCCGGCGGCCGTACAGCACGCGCTGGCCCTGACGGACGTCGAGGACCTCGCCGACCGGGGAGCCGAACACCTCTCCGGCGGCCAGCTCCAGCGCGTGTGGCTCGCGAGCTGCCTCGCCCAGGACACCGGCGTCCTCCTCCTCGACGAACCCACCACCTACCTCGACCTGCGCTACCAGGTCGAACTCCTCGACCTGATCCGGGACCTCGCCGACGACCACCGCATCGCCGTCGGCGTCGTCCTGCACGACCTCGACCAGGCGGCCGCCGTCGCCGACCGCGTCGCCCTGCTGCACGCGGGCCGGATCGTCGCCGACGGCACGCCCGCCGACGTCCTGACCGCCGACCGCCTCAGCGACGTCTACGGCATCCGCGTCGACGTGGACACCGACCCCCTGACAGGCCGGCTGCGCACCCGCGCGGTCGGCCGCCACCACGCCCGCACCGAAAGGCTCAGTGCCACCTCATGA
- a CDS encoding TetR/AcrR family transcriptional regulator yields MTGSRVRAAKGQGGLLREQLLDIAGRLLEDGGVDALTIRAVATSARVTPPAVYLHFASKRELVHATCLRVWSSLFVELEAVSRGVPDPVTALHETCVAYITFGLRHPSQYRLVMDGEATEASRQNADACFRYFRDKVTACVDAGVPVESPTETARLLCSAVHGAVSLLIHQERDVWPADTARYADRAASSAVHGALLTASHASLPSLSTVAASRV; encoded by the coding sequence GTGACCGGCTCCCGCGTACGTGCCGCCAAGGGCCAGGGCGGCCTGCTGCGCGAGCAGCTGCTCGACATCGCCGGCCGACTGCTCGAGGACGGTGGCGTCGACGCCCTGACGATCCGCGCCGTGGCGACCAGCGCGCGGGTCACCCCACCGGCCGTCTATCTCCACTTCGCGTCGAAGCGGGAACTCGTCCACGCGACATGCCTGCGGGTGTGGAGTTCACTGTTCGTCGAGTTGGAAGCGGTGTCCCGGGGGGTCCCGGATCCGGTGACGGCTCTCCACGAGACCTGCGTCGCCTACATCACGTTCGGACTGCGCCATCCCTCCCAGTACCGGCTGGTGATGGACGGTGAGGCCACCGAGGCCAGCCGCCAGAACGCGGACGCGTGTTTCCGTTACTTCCGGGACAAGGTCACGGCCTGCGTCGACGCGGGAGTGCCTGTGGAGAGTCCCACCGAAACCGCCAGACTGCTGTGTTCCGCCGTGCACGGCGCGGTCAGTCTCCTGATCCACCAGGAGCGTGACGTGTGGCCTGCGGACACCGCCCGCTATGCCGACAGGGCGGCGTCCTCAGCCGTGCACGGCGCCCTCCTCACCGCATCCCACGCATCCCTGCCCTCTCTGTCCACCGTCGCGGCCTCGCGGGTGTGA
- a CDS encoding iron ABC transporter permease: protein MTVTASAAPAGSPTVVARTRASAVTAALVVLVVVLAIIDITQGTAAVGASEVFKALTGRAEPGDASVVIASRLPRAAAGLLVGAALGMAGAALQAVSRNALAAPDTLAVNAGSYLALGLLSATGVSLPLLASSGVAFAGGLAAAAVVLSLSGLGAGTVRLVLAGSALTLGLTSLTEGLLLLFPQETNGLYQWSQGSISQNGFDGVVQMAPVAALALLGLLLVARRVDALALGDQAAHGLGVPVRATRITVVALAALLSAAAVTLAGPVGFVGLCAPALLRPLARRIRPLVRIRLGLPVAGLLGAALVLGADVLLRATVAADAAVAVPTGVVTSLLGALFLVGMARRVRDTATASAPERMRIVGRAAHLVTVAVLVAVLLAVAVAGVLLGDTKLLLGDVVNWARGTAVPSVSFVLDTRVPRVLAALLAGAALALSGTLVQAVTRNPLAEPGILGVSGGAALGAVLLVTTASSPGSWAVAGAAFAGAAVTASVVFGLAARGGFGHNRLVLVGVGVSAATSALISLLIVLTDPFNATKALTWLSGSTYGRTLPDSLPVAGALLLGVAVAAVRRTELDLVSLDDATPALLGLRPGPARLGFLATAVLLSATAVAAAGTISFVGLIAPHAARALVGRRHARVLPTATLLGAALVCAADLLGRTVIAPAQLGAGLMTALIGTPYFLYLLVRTRR from the coding sequence ATGACCGTCACCGCATCCGCCGCACCCGCCGGCTCACCGACCGTCGTCGCCAGGACGCGGGCGAGCGCGGTGACGGCCGCGCTCGTCGTCCTGGTCGTCGTGCTCGCGATCATCGACATCACCCAGGGCACGGCGGCGGTCGGCGCGTCCGAGGTGTTCAAGGCGCTCACCGGGCGCGCCGAGCCCGGCGACGCCTCCGTCGTGATCGCCTCACGTCTTCCGCGGGCCGCGGCGGGCCTCCTGGTCGGCGCCGCGCTCGGCATGGCCGGAGCGGCCCTGCAGGCCGTCAGCCGCAACGCGCTCGCCGCGCCCGACACCCTGGCCGTGAACGCCGGTTCGTACCTGGCGCTGGGGCTGCTCTCCGCCACCGGCGTGTCCCTGCCGCTGCTCGCGTCCTCCGGCGTGGCGTTCGCCGGTGGCCTGGCCGCCGCGGCCGTGGTCCTGTCCCTGTCCGGACTGGGCGCGGGCACCGTCCGCCTCGTCCTCGCGGGCAGCGCCCTCACTCTCGGGCTCACCTCGCTCACCGAGGGCCTCCTCCTGCTGTTCCCGCAGGAGACCAACGGCCTCTACCAGTGGAGCCAGGGCAGCATCAGCCAGAACGGCTTCGACGGCGTCGTACAGATGGCCCCTGTCGCCGCGCTCGCCCTGCTCGGCCTGCTGCTGGTGGCGCGGCGGGTCGACGCCCTGGCCCTCGGCGACCAGGCCGCACACGGCCTCGGCGTCCCGGTCCGCGCCACCCGGATCACGGTCGTGGCCCTCGCCGCGCTGCTCTCCGCCGCGGCCGTCACCCTCGCCGGTCCCGTGGGATTCGTCGGCCTGTGCGCACCCGCGCTCCTACGACCGCTCGCGCGCCGCATCCGCCCCCTGGTCCGCATCCGGCTGGGGCTGCCCGTGGCCGGACTGCTCGGTGCCGCCCTGGTGCTCGGCGCGGACGTGCTGCTGCGCGCGACGGTCGCCGCCGACGCCGCGGTCGCCGTGCCCACCGGTGTGGTCACCAGTCTCCTGGGCGCGCTCTTCCTCGTCGGCATGGCGCGACGGGTCCGCGACACGGCCACCGCGAGCGCACCGGAGCGGATGCGCATCGTCGGCCGGGCCGCCCACCTGGTCACGGTCGCGGTCCTGGTCGCCGTCCTCCTCGCCGTGGCGGTGGCGGGAGTGCTCCTGGGCGACACCAAGCTGCTGCTGGGGGACGTCGTCAACTGGGCGCGGGGTACGGCCGTCCCGTCGGTCTCGTTCGTGCTGGACACCCGCGTGCCACGGGTCCTGGCGGCGCTGCTCGCCGGTGCCGCCCTGGCCCTGTCCGGCACCCTGGTCCAGGCCGTCACCCGCAACCCGCTCGCCGAACCGGGCATCCTCGGCGTCTCGGGGGGCGCGGCGCTCGGCGCCGTCCTGCTCGTCACCACGGCGTCCTCGCCCGGCTCCTGGGCCGTGGCCGGCGCGGCGTTCGCGGGAGCCGCGGTCACCGCCTCGGTCGTCTTCGGCCTGGCCGCGCGCGGCGGGTTCGGGCACAACCGGCTGGTCCTCGTCGGCGTAGGGGTGTCCGCCGCCACCAGCGCCCTCATCAGCCTGCTGATCGTGCTGACGGACCCCTTCAACGCCACCAAAGCCCTGACCTGGCTGTCCGGTTCCACCTACGGTCGTACCCTGCCCGACAGCCTGCCCGTCGCCGGTGCTCTCCTGCTGGGCGTCGCCGTGGCCGCGGTCCGTCGCACCGAACTCGACCTGGTCTCCCTCGACGACGCCACCCCCGCGCTCCTGGGCCTGCGCCCGGGGCCGGCCCGCCTCGGCTTCCTCGCCACCGCCGTACTGCTCAGCGCCACCGCGGTGGCCGCGGCGGGCACCATCTCCTTCGTCGGCCTGATCGCCCCGCACGCGGCCCGCGCCCTGGTCGGCCGCCGCCACGCCCGCGTCCTGCCGACGGCGACCCTCCTCGGCGCGGCCCTCGTGTGCGCGGCCGACCTTCTGGGCCGCACCGTCATCGCGCCGGCCCAGCTCGGCGCGGGCCTGATGACAGCGCTCATCGGTACGCCGTACTTCCTGTACCTGCTGGTGCGGACGCGGCGCTGA
- a CDS encoding iron-siderophore ABC transporter substrate-binding protein, whose translation MRPPLIALAAVCAALALAGCGTTEPAATDTKPSTRSITLTDATGAQVKLDGPAEKVVATEWDVVEHLVSLGVAPVGVADVKGYTAWDASAPLTGTPKDIGTRGEPSTDTIASLSPDLIVATTDLTPAVVTQLRKIAPVLEIQSADASDQIGRMKKNLDLIAEATGTTTRATEVKQGFDAKIAEGKKALADAGLAGHEIAFADGYVASNQVSIRPYTSGSLIGDVNEALGLKNAWTVKGDAKYGLATTDVEGLTGLGDVTFAYIGNDSESDPFTADLAKNAVWKGLPFVKKGDVHRLPDGIWMFGGPTSMEAYVDALVAALAK comes from the coding sequence ATGAGACCCCCCCTGATCGCCCTCGCCGCCGTGTGCGCCGCCCTCGCCCTCGCCGGCTGCGGCACGACCGAACCCGCCGCTACGGACACGAAGCCCAGCACCCGGAGCATCACCCTCACCGACGCCACCGGCGCCCAGGTGAAGCTCGACGGGCCCGCCGAGAAGGTCGTCGCCACCGAGTGGGACGTCGTCGAGCACCTCGTCTCGCTCGGCGTGGCCCCCGTCGGTGTCGCCGACGTCAAGGGCTACACCGCCTGGGACGCCTCCGCCCCGCTGACCGGCACACCCAAGGACATCGGCACCCGCGGCGAGCCCAGCACGGACACCATCGCCTCGCTCTCCCCGGACCTCATCGTCGCCACCACCGACCTGACCCCCGCCGTCGTCACACAACTGCGAAAGATCGCCCCCGTCCTGGAGATCCAGTCCGCCGACGCCTCCGACCAGATCGGCCGGATGAAGAAGAACCTCGACCTCATCGCCGAGGCCACCGGCACCACCACCAGGGCCACGGAGGTGAAGCAGGGCTTCGACGCCAAGATCGCCGAGGGGAAGAAGGCACTCGCCGACGCCGGGCTCGCCGGCCACGAGATCGCCTTCGCCGACGGTTACGTCGCCTCCAACCAGGTCTCGATACGGCCGTACACCAGCGGCTCCCTGATCGGCGACGTCAACGAGGCCCTCGGTCTCAAGAACGCCTGGACCGTCAAGGGCGACGCGAAGTACGGGCTCGCCACCACCGACGTCGAGGGCCTGACCGGACTCGGCGACGTGACCTTCGCCTACATCGGCAACGACAGCGAGAGCGACCCGTTCACGGCCGACCTCGCCAAGAACGCCGTGTGGAAGGGCCTGCCGTTCGTGAAGAAGGGCGACGTGCACCGACTGCCCGACGGCATCTGGATGTTCGGCGGACCCACCTCCATGGAGGCGTACGTCGACGCCCTGGTCGCCGCCCTCGCCAAGTAG
- a CDS encoding PaaI family thioesterase, translating into MPTLAAEDVYALAPYAKTLGVVFDEMTAAGVRARLAHDHSLSTVGGGLHGGALMGLADVSGAVCAALNGPAGAAPATVESTTHFLRPAHTDVVATARPLRVGRNTVIEVDVHDAAGDLCARVTQVVTAVKAKTS; encoded by the coding sequence GTGCCCACACTCGCAGCCGAGGACGTCTACGCGCTCGCGCCGTACGCCAAGACCCTCGGAGTCGTGTTCGACGAGATGACGGCAGCCGGCGTTCGAGCCAGGCTGGCGCACGATCACTCGCTCTCCACGGTGGGCGGCGGCCTCCATGGCGGCGCGCTGATGGGACTCGCCGATGTCAGTGGTGCCGTGTGCGCCGCCCTCAACGGTCCGGCCGGCGCCGCACCGGCCACCGTGGAGTCGACCACGCACTTCCTCCGGCCGGCACACACAGACGTCGTCGCGACAGCCCGGCCCCTGCGCGTGGGCCGCAACACCGTCATCGAGGTCGACGTGCACGACGCCGCAGGCGACCTCTGCGCCCGGGTGACCCAGGTGGTCACCGCCGTCAAAGCGAAGACATCCTGA